One window of Vanessa cardui chromosome 5, ilVanCard2.1, whole genome shotgun sequence genomic DNA carries:
- the LOC124530102 gene encoding forkhead box protein J1.2-like, with protein sequence MHITSGLSPASGEMLDATVNLYGDSGEQCGFFAMDHAVPESSHTVEIEYVYEQPEAYAYCTEEPTEIQVEQPTIDVPPPSKKSQLKQQAKVAEEEPETDLTNLTWLQNITNIMAVPQFPIPPMSPNPQVKPQPQNTRLQKFNQTLAKCQKDFMENKAEYQKNSERKPPYSYSTLICMAMRYNNDKVTLSAIYSWIRENFKYYRNADPTWQNSIRHNLSLNKVFVKVARSKQEPGKGGFWKLDLAHLEGTKRISNRPHKKKKNNEQKLDPKIAEEKIAVANIPQVESVDVIANEINQAVTLHLPEFNLPTLPDIDMEANIGANVIVEPVAPPPLIPEDDLSSWLLNPTDWEDLQLDVLDNYLDSCFK encoded by the exons ATGCACATAACGTCGGGTTTGTCGCCGGCGTCCGGCGAGATGCTGGACGCCACCGTTAATCTCTACGGTGATTCAGGAGAGCAATGCGGGTTCTTTGCTATGGACCACGCGGTCCCAGAGTCTTCGCACACTGTCGAAATCGAATATGTGTATGAGCAACCTGAAGCTTATGCGTATTGCACTGAGGAACCGACGGAAATACAAGTGGAGCAACCTACAATAGATGTGCCTCCACCGTCTAAGAAGAGCCAACTCAAACAACAGGCAAAGGTGGCTGAAGAAGAGCCGGAAACCGATTTGACGAATCTAACGTGGTTGCAGAACATAACTAATATAATGGCAGTGCCACAATTTCCTATCCCGCCGATGTCGCCTAACCCCCAAGTGAAACCGCAACCTCAGAACACGAGGCTGCAGAAGTTTAATCAGACTTTAGCAAAGTGCCAGAAAGATTTTATGGAGAACAAAGCAGAATATCAAAAGAACAGCGAGAGGAAGCCACCGTATTCGTACAGTACGCTGATATGCATGGCCATGAGGTACAATAATGACAAGGTGACCTTATCGGCTATTTATTCTTGGATCAGGGAGAACTTCAAGTATTACAGGAACGCGGACCCCACATGGCAG AATTCCATAAGGCACAACTTATCTCTAAACAAAGTGTTCGTCAAAGTGGCGCGCTCAAAACAAGAGCCGGGCAAAGGAGGCTTCTGGAAGCTGGACCTCGCTCATTTAGAAGGCACAAAGCGGATTTCCAATAGACCTCATAAAAAGAAGAAGAACAATGAACAAAAATTAGACCCAAAAATTGCCGAAGAGAAAATCGCAGTCGCCAACATACCTCAAGTGGAAAGTGTAGATGTTATAGCCAATGAAATCAACCAAGCTGTTACGTTACATTTGCCGGAGTTCAATCTTCCAACATTGCCAGACATTGATATGGAGGCCAACATTGGAGCCAATGTTATAGTTGAACCGGTCGCGCCTCCGCCGCTGATACCAGAAGACGATCTATCTTCCTGGCTGCTCAATCCTACAGACTGGGAGGATTTGCAGTTGGATGTTCTCGACAACTACTTAGACTCGTGTTTCAAGTAA